One window from the genome of Periophthalmus magnuspinnatus isolate fPerMag1 chromosome 18, fPerMag1.2.pri, whole genome shotgun sequence encodes:
- the LOC129457065 gene encoding butyrophilin subfamily 3 member A3-like, protein MSLIKERSGSPVLRCESRGWYPEPELEWLDSEGTVLLRTEAQRGASEELFSVSSRLSVEQRLGNTFTCRVRQQESGQSREAQLSITDDLLESSPSCSLSWILFSLSLVLILAAVAVLVVWKCKTKRKKSDSKRIELGEKEERKSMMKEERQSMMKEEITNILKQKTETELLYVNNVIKTLTVEKDVLMKLKENPLEAIHKLKSLIETKKKTLGPTLIKDKSNKQTQYVEALQRENYMHMKTVEVLDNQIKTLEEVISVSLQRKGQWEAELQQMEKQKKRQETKTQQETREEEEKVNVQVNAHDQPQ, encoded by the exons ATGAGCCTGATCAAAGAGCGCTCGGGGTCTCCCGTGCTGAGGTGTGAGTCCAGGGGCTGGTACCCGGAGCCGGAGCTGGAGTGGCTGGACTCAGAGGGGACGGTTCTGCTCAGGACTGAGGCTCAGAGAGGAGCGAGCGAGGAGCTGTTCAGTGTGAGCAGCAGACTGAGTGTGGAGCAGAGGCTCGGCAACACGTTCACCTGCAGAGTGAGACAACAGGAGAGCGGCCAGAGCAGAGAGGCCCAGCTCAGCATCACAG ATGATTTACTGGAGTCTTCTCCCTCCTGCTCTTTGTCCTGGATCCTCTTCTCTTTGAGTTTGGTTCTGATTCTTGCAGCAGTTGCTGTTTTGGTCGTGtggaagtgtaaaactaaaa GAAAGAAATCTGACAGTAAAAGGATTGAACttggagaaaaagaagaaagaaagagtatgATGAAAGAAGAAAGACAGAGTATGATGAAAGAAGAGATTACAAATATACTGAAGCAGAAGACTGAGACTGAGCTGCTTTATGTCAATAATGTGATCAAAACACTGACTGTGGAAAAAGATGTATTAATGAAACTCAAGGAGAATCCTCTGGAAGCGATTCATAAACTGAAGAGTTTAAtagagacaaagaaaaaaactttggGTCCTACATTGATCAAGGATAAATCTAACAAACAGACACAGTACGTCGAAGCCCTGCAGAGAGAAAACTATATGCACATGAAAACAGTTGAAGTACTTGATAATCAAATAAAGACATTAGAGGAGGTGATTTCGGTGTCATTACAGAGAAAAGGACAGTGGGAGGCAGAACTTCAGCAGATGGAAAAACAGAAGAAGCGTCAGGAAACAAAGACAcagcaggagacaagagaagaagaagaaaaggtgAATGTTCAGGTGAACGCTCATGATCAGCCTCAATGA